In Blastococcus saxobsidens DD2, the genomic stretch CCGGGGGCGGTCGTCCGGCATGCGGTCTTCGGGGAGATCAGTCATCGCCGCCGGCTCCCGTTCCCGTGATCCCGGACAGGAGCCAGCGCCCGTCCTCCTTCGCCAGGTCCACCTGGATGCGGTAGCGCGAGATCTGCGCCTGCGGGCTCGCCGCGCTCTCCTGCGTCGACTGGATGACCATCAGGACGGTGGCGTCGTCGCCGTCGGCACGGGTGACGCCGGCCCCCACGACCTCGGTGTTCACCACGGCCTGCAGGTCGGTGATCTGCTGGCGCCGGCCGTCGAGCTCGGCCACCGACTCCTCGCGGAGGTCTCCGGTGGCGACCCGCCTGATCTGCTCGATGTCGTCGTCGAGGGTCAGGTGATCGAAGGAGGTCAGGTCGACGACGCCCGACCGCGCCGCCTGCAGCGCCTCGGCGTAGTCGTCGGTGCGGACGGCGGACTCCCCCGGCCGGGTCAGCCAGAGGAACGCGATCGCGGCGAGGAGCAGGACCAGCAGCGCGACCAGGATCGGGACGAGGGGCAGGGACAGCCGGCCGCGCGACCGGTCAGCCGCCGCGTCGCCGACAGCGCCCGGTGACCCCTCGTCGGCGCGCTCGTCACCGGGAGCCGGAGAGGCCAGGGATTCCTCCTCGGCCAGCGCACATGCGTGCGTTTCGCTCGTCACCCGGGCGATCCTCCTCGTCCTTGGCTGGTGTGGGACTGCGGCGAGCCGCAAGTCAGCCCGTAAGGGTGGCGATCGGCGTTGCGGAGAGCAGTCCGCTGACCAGGTCGGGAAGCGCCGTGGGCGGCAGCGGGCCGCCCGCTCCCACCTCGTCCTGCGGGGCGGTCGTGCCGCGGCCGCCGTCCCGGCCGATGTTCTGCGCGCCGCGGATGTTCGAGCCGTTCTCGTCGTAGTCGTCGCCCGGCTGCGGGTCGACGCCGTCGACCACCTGGCAGCGGACGGCGTCGGTGTCCACGTTCTCGACCGCGCCCCGGGTGGGCGTACTGCTGCTGGGGACGTAGCCGGACGTGCACGCGTGCGGCTCCCCGGCGTTGAGCACGAAGCCGAAGTGCGAACGGAGCACGCCGTCCTCGTCGCGGCGGACGACGGTGAACCCGCCGGTGACGGCGTCGGGGTAGGTGACGAGCATCTGCCGGACGCCGTCCAGCCGGGGGATCTGCACCCCGTTGAGGATGTCCAGGTTCCGGACCAGGGATCCCAGGCCCGGGCCGGCCTCGTCCACCACGTCCTGCAGCGACTGGCTCGCGTCGGGCGCGTTCACCACGAGGGTGCGCAGATCCGGGTCCATCGCCACCAGCGTGTCGGTGAACAGCCGCAGGTCCGACGCCCACTGGCGGATGGCGGTGCGGTTCTCCCGCTGGGTGTCCAGGACCGTCTGCGCGTCGGTGATCAGCCGGAGCGTCTCCGGCAGCGACTCCTGCGCGCGGGCCAGCAGCAGGTCGCCGTTGTCGATCAGCCGCCCGAGGTCGTCCCCGGAGCCCTCGACGGCCCGTCCTAGCTCCTCGACGACGATCCGCAGGCTCTCCGGGTCGATCGACCCGACGAGCTCGTCCAGGTTCAGCAGCATCTGCTCCACCGGCACGGGGATGCTGGTGCGCTCCTGCGGGATGACCGCCCCGTCCTCGAGGTAGGGCTCGCCGGCGCCGGTGGGCCGCAGGATGACGTACTGCTCCCCCACCGCGCTGCGGGTCGCGACCGCCGCCTCGGTGTCGGCCGGGATGGGGGCCGCGCCGGGATCGATCCGGAGGACCACCCGCACGCCGTCCTCGATGACCTGCATGTCGGTGACCCGGCCGACCTCGACACCCCGGTAGGTGACCTCGGCGTTGACGAAGATCCCCCCGGAGTCCTGGAAGTCGGCCGCCACCTCGTACCCGCCGCCCAGCAGGACCCGGTCCAGCCCGACGTAGGTGAACCCCAGGTAGGCCATGCCCATGACGGCCAGGGTGGCGAAGGCAAGCAGCTTCAGCTTGGTGCTGCGGGTGATCACGGCCCCACCTCCGGCACGGACGGCAGGCCGAGGCGGCCCACCGGCTGGTCGGCGCCGGGTACCTGCTCCAGGATCCGGCCGGGGATGCCGCCCAGCCCGGATGGCGCCTCCCCCGACGAGGTCGGCGTCATGGGAGAACCGCCGGTCCCGCCGCCGGCCTGGCCGCCGCCTTCGACGCCGCACCTGCCCTGCGTGAGCGCCTCCTCCAGCGGCAGTTCCTGCAGTGCGCCGTTCTGGTCGATGACGTACCGGCACAGCAGGTGGGTCAGATCCAGGTCCACCGTGGCGGTCATGTTGGTGAACAGGGCCACGCCGCCGGACTGGGCCTGCCGGTAGTTCAGCGCCGAGAGCGAGCTGTCCGGGAACGGATAGGTCAGCAGCAGCTCGAGCGAGTTGGCGAGGTCGGGCCCCGCGGCGGCCAGCTGGCTGAGGATCGGCTGCAGGAGCTTGAGGTCCTCCACCGTGTCGGCGGCCGACCGGTTGATGATCCGCGTCCCGACGTCGCCCAGCCGGGCCAGGCCCTCCAGCATCGACACGAGCAGGTCGCGCTGCTCGTTGATGACGTCGAGGCCCGGACCGATGGTGTCCAGGGCGTTCTCGATGGTCGCGGTGCGCTCGGCCAGGGTGGCCGACAGCTCGTCGGCGCGGTCGAGCGCGCGGTTGATCTCGGCCTTCTGGGCATCGAGGCCGCCGATGAACGTGTCGAGGTGGTCGAGGGTGTCCTTGATCTCGGTCTCCCGCCCCTCCAGCGCGTTCCCGAGCTCGCGGTGGATCGTCTGGAGCTGGGTCAGCCCGCCGCCGTTGAGCACGAGTGACAGCGCCCCGAGCAGCTCCTCCACCTCGACGTTCCGGTTGGTGCGGTCGAGCGGGATCCGGGGCGCCTCGCGCAGGCTGCCCGCCGGCTCCTGGTTCCCGGGGGGAGCCAGCTCCACGTACTTCTCGCCGAGCAGCGACGACTGCTGGATCGCCGCCACCGCGTTGGCCGGCAGTTCGACGTCGCCGTTGACCTCGACCGTCACGACGGCGGTCCAGTCCTCCTCGTTCAGCTCGATGGAGTCCACCTGCCCGACCGGCACGTCGGCGACGCGGACGCCGGACTGCGGCACGAGGTCGAGGACGTCGAGGAACTCGATCTCGACCGTGTACGGGTCGTCGCCGGTGTCGGCTCCTCCGGGCAGGTCGAACGAGTAGGCCCCCCGGAAGCCGCAGCCGCCCAGGAGCACGGTCGCCGCCGCCAGCGCGGCGGCGCGCTGCAGCCGCCGGCTCATCGGACACCCACCGGGGAGACCGGCACCAGGCCCGGCAGCAGGCTGCCGCCAACGCCCCCGCCGCCACCGACTGCACCGAGGAGGGCCTGGCGGAGCTCCTCGTAGTCGGGCTGCCCGTTGCCGTTCAGGTCGTCGAGACTGCCGTCGGCGTTCGCGTCCCCGGAGAGCAGCCGGGCGCAGATCTCCTGGGTCGCATCGCGCAGCGGCGCGGCGGGGTCGACCGGCAGCGGCAGGTCGGCCGCCAGGTCCACCCGGCCCACCTGGGCGAGGACGCCGCAGACGACCACCTCGGCGTTGAGCGAGCCGAGCCCGTTGTCCCGCGTGTCGAGGGTGCCGTAGTCGGGGTTGTAGGCCCGCGCCAGGTTGCCGAGGGCAGCCGGGGCGACGTCGAGCACCTCGGCGAGCCTGGCCCGCTGCTGCACGAGGACCAGGGTCACGTCGGCCAGCCGGTCGACGTTCGTGGTGAGCAGGGTGGTGTTGTCCCGCACGAACCCGGCGACGTCCCCCAGGGCGTCGGTGAGCAGCGCGACGGCCTCCTGCAGGTCCTGCCGCTCGCCGGCCAGCAGGTCGGCCACCGCGGCCATGTTCGCGTTGAACTGGCCGACCTGGGCGTCGATCGTGGCCAGCGCGGAGGTGAACGTCTGCAGGTTCTCCAGGGAGCCGAACAGGTCGTCGCGGTTCTCCGCCAGGGTCTCCACGGCCTGGGAGAACCCGGTGAGGGTGCGGTTCAGCGCCTCGCCGTTGCCCGCCAGGTTGGCCGCCCCGACGTCGACGAGGTCCGACAGCGCGCCGTTCCGGTTGGCGCCGTCCGGCCCCAGCGCGGCGGACAGCTCGTCGAGCGCGCCGTAGACGGCGTCGAGCTCCACCGGGATGGCGGTGCGGTCCAGCGGGATCTCCGCGCCGTCGCCCATGGTGGGGCCGCCGTCGTAGACCGGCGCCAGCTGCACGTACCGGTCGGACACCAGCGACGGCGCCAGGACGATCGCGTCCGCGTCGGCGGGGACGTCGTAGTCGTCGTCGATGCTCATCTCCACCCGGACCTTGTCGCCCAGCGGCTCGATGTCGTCGACGGTGCCGATCGGGATGCCGAGCACCCGGACCTCCGAGCCCGGGTACAGGCCGACCGTCTCGGTGAACCAGGCGGTCACCCGGTACTGGCCGGCCGGGCGCAGGACCGTCCAGCCGAGCGCGGCCAGGAGCACCAGGGCCGCAGCCAGCGCGACACCTCGCTGCAGTGCGCCGCTCATTCCTGTCCTCCCGGGATGCAGCCGGTCACGGGCGTGCTGGCCGCCGTGCAGGCGGCCGCGCCCACGACCGTGGGCAGCAGGTCGTTGACGAAGCTGTCGAACCACCGACCGTTGCCGAGCGTGTTGGTGAAGACCCGGACGAAGGGCGCGAGCTCCTTCACCGTCTGGGCCAGCGCGGCCCGGTTGCGCGACAGGATGTCGGTGACCCGGGACAGCTGCTGCAGCGCCGGGGTCAGCGCCTCGCGGTTGTCGTCGGCCAGCCCGGAGAGCTGACGGGCGAGCTCCTGGGTGCTGGTCAGGATCGAGTCGATGAGCTCGCGCCGCTCCTGCACCTCGGCGAGCAGG encodes the following:
- a CDS encoding MlaD family protein, which codes for MITRSTKLKLLAFATLAVMGMAYLGFTYVGLDRVLLGGGYEVAADFQDSGGIFVNAEVTYRGVEVGRVTDMQVIEDGVRVVLRIDPGAAPIPADTEAAVATRSAVGEQYVILRPTGAGEPYLEDGAVIPQERTSIPVPVEQMLLNLDELVGSIDPESLRIVVEELGRAVEGSGDDLGRLIDNGDLLLARAQESLPETLRLITDAQTVLDTQRENRTAIRQWASDLRLFTDTLVAMDPDLRTLVVNAPDASQSLQDVVDEAGPGLGSLVRNLDILNGVQIPRLDGVRQMLVTYPDAVTGGFTVVRRDEDGVLRSHFGFVLNAGEPHACTSGYVPSSSTPTRGAVENVDTDAVRCQVVDGVDPQPGDDYDENGSNIRGAQNIGRDGGRGTTAPQDEVGAGGPLPPTALPDLVSGLLSATPIATLTG
- a CDS encoding MCE family protein yields the protein MSRRLQRAAALAAATVLLGGCGFRGAYSFDLPGGADTGDDPYTVEIEFLDVLDLVPQSGVRVADVPVGQVDSIELNEEDWTAVVTVEVNGDVELPANAVAAIQQSSLLGEKYVELAPPGNQEPAGSLREAPRIPLDRTNRNVEVEELLGALSLVLNGGGLTQLQTIHRELGNALEGRETEIKDTLDHLDTFIGGLDAQKAEINRALDRADELSATLAERTATIENALDTIGPGLDVINEQRDLLVSMLEGLARLGDVGTRIINRSAADTVEDLKLLQPILSQLAAAGPDLANSLELLLTYPFPDSSLSALNYRQAQSGGVALFTNMTATVDLDLTHLLCRYVIDQNGALQELPLEEALTQGRCGVEGGGQAGGGTGGSPMTPTSSGEAPSGLGGIPGRILEQVPGADQPVGRLGLPSVPEVGP
- a CDS encoding MCE family protein, which translates into the protein MSGALQRGVALAAALVLLAALGWTVLRPAGQYRVTAWFTETVGLYPGSEVRVLGIPIGTVDDIEPLGDKVRVEMSIDDDYDVPADADAIVLAPSLVSDRYVQLAPVYDGGPTMGDGAEIPLDRTAIPVELDAVYGALDELSAALGPDGANRNGALSDLVDVGAANLAGNGEALNRTLTGFSQAVETLAENRDDLFGSLENLQTFTSALATIDAQVGQFNANMAAVADLLAGERQDLQEAVALLTDALGDVAGFVRDNTTLLTTNVDRLADVTLVLVQQRARLAEVLDVAPAALGNLARAYNPDYGTLDTRDNGLGSLNAEVVVCGVLAQVGRVDLAADLPLPVDPAAPLRDATQEICARLLSGDANADGSLDDLNGNGQPDYEELRQALLGAVGGGGGVGGSLLPGLVPVSPVGVR